The genomic segment ATCTTATCTATCATTAGTGTTTTTGCACCCTCTTCTATAGCTTGACAGGTTGCAGCAGATCCAGCAAAACCAGATCCCACAACCAACACATCCCACTCTTCATCCCATTTTATGCTATTTTCATTAGCAAAAAGCGATGTTTGAGTCATTGATGCTGCACCAAAGAGCATCATACTATTTAAAAAATCTCTTCTACTAGCCATTTTTTATCTCTTTTTTATTTATATTCTTTTAAAAATTTAGCTGAGTTTCTAAAATCATCAGTTAAAGGTCTATCTATATCCATAAATTTAACAACTTTTCTATATTCGTTATATAACTTTTCTGTTTGTTTAGATAGTTTTAAATCTGGATTTTTTTGTTTTCTAAGGTCAATTGCTTGAGCTGCATGCATAAGCTCCATACCTAAAATATGATAATAATTATTTATCTGTTTTTGAAGTTTTTGAACAACAAAAGGTGCATTTGTAGCAACATCTTCTATCTCTCCCGCAACAGGTGTATAATCCAGTGAAATAGGATTTGCTAGATATTCATTCTCTCCAGCTAAAGCTACAAAAGGTTTTTGCATAGCACCAAAGGCATGGACTGTCTTATCTGTACCCAAAAATCTACTAAGATGAGTAAAACCATCATTTGAAAGTTTAATAGTTCTTAAAGCACTTGCTTTTGAATTATGAGCCAATACAATAGAAGCTTTTTCAAACTCAACTACCCACATAATTGGTTCAAAATTTGAAGTTGGAACAACTGCACCATTTTTAGTAAATAGCTTAGTCTCTTGGAATTTATCAGTTTCTGGATTCATTGAAAGAGAAATTCCAGGATTATCATCTGATGTATTTAATTGAATCTTCATTAAATTTTCAAGTGTGTTTATAGTGCCTTTAAGAGTTGCAAAAAAGTATGAAGCATCTCTATAGCTTAGTGGATCTTGTAAAGCTCTCTCATTATCTTGATCCCACAAATAGCTATCTTTTAAAATTTCTCTTATCTCTTTTGTTGTAGATATAAAGTCAGGAAAAGCTCTAAGTTCTGAAGCTTCTTTTGTAAAAGGAGCAACATTACCATTAAACGCTTCCAAACTTAAAGCAAATACAAGTTTAGAAAGTTCCAATGTATGCTTTAAATCCTCAACCGCTATTGAAGCAAGTGCAGCAGAGTAAGCATTTGAGCTTAATATACTAAGACTATCTTTTCCAAAAGGTGATAATTTTTTCAAGCCAGCTTTTTTTAAAGCCTCGCTAGCTGGCATTTTTTTGCCTTTATAATAAACATCTCCTTCACCAAGCATAGCAAGCCCAACATGCCCTAAAATAGTAATATCAGCTTCCCCCATAGAACCTTTGCTAGGCATTACTGGAATTATGTCTTTATTTAAAAATTCCTTATATAAATTTACAACATCACTCTGAACTCCAGCACCAGCATAAAGCATATTATTTAGTCTTGTAGCAAGAACAGCCCGCGCTGTTTTTAATGGCATATCTTCACCAACACCACCACAGTGTGCATGAATTAGTCCTATGTTAAATTTAGTAGAAGCATCTATAACTTCTTTATCTAAATTTCCCTTTGCATCAACAAATTTCTTATCTTTATTTAGGCCAACACCTACGGTTAAGCCATAAATTTTCTGACCATCTTTTGCAGCCTCTAATAAAACATCATGTGCTTTATTTACTTTAGTTAAAGCGTCTTTGCCAATCTCAACTTTTGCACCATTTGATATCAAAACTATATCTTTTGGTGTTACACTGTTGCCATTAAGCAATATACTTTGAGCGTTTAAACCAAGTGCTAAAACAGCAGCTAAAGATAAAAATCTAAAACTTCTCATATACCCCTCCTAAATAGATTATAAATATAATTTTAAATAAAAATAATTTCCAAAAAGTAATTTTTGTGATATATTATAAATTAATTATATATTTTTTTAATTAAAAAAATATTTTTAGAATTTAAGATTAAAGAAATATGCAGTAAATTATACTTATTATATATTTTTTAAACAATTTATAAAATAATTATTTAAGAGTAAAAAATTGTGTTTTAAGTGTGTGGTATAACAAGAAATATTATTAAATGTGATTTTAGCTTGTCATACAAAAAAAGCATAACAAGCTAATAAAAATTATATTAAGGTTTTAAATAGTTCAACGCTATCTAGTTGTTCCCAAGGATATTTTGAGTTACCTACTTGACCAAAAGCAGCAACTTTTGCATACAAAAATGTATCATCACTTGGCTTATCTAAACCAAATTTATTTATTATCCATTTTGGAGTAAGAGAGAAATTATCCATAACAAAATTTGAAAGTTTATCGTCATCAACAGATGCTACATTTGTCCCCATAGTATCAACACTAACAGATGTTGGCTTTGCGACACCTATCGCATAGCTTAACTGAACTATACATTTTTTTGCAAGTCCGGCAGCTACTATATTTTTTGCTATATATCTTGCAGCATAAAGACCACTTCTATCAACCTTAGTATAGTCCTTAGAGCTTTGAGCTCCACCACCTATTGGAGCATATCCACCAAAGCTATCAACTATAAGCTTTCTACCCGTTAAACCACTATCGTGCAATGAGCTATGATTTACATATCTACCTGTAGGATTTATATAAATAATAGTCTTTTGCTTATCATAAAGATTAGTTGGCAAACCAGAATCATCTATCAAAGTCTGAATAAGCTCTCTTAACTCATTTATGCCCATACTTTCAACACAAGGAGCTGAAACAACTATTGTATGTATGCTTTGTGGCTTACAATTTTCAAAATTATCCTTAGTGCCATAATCAACGCTAACCTGAGTTTTGATATCAACACCTAATTTATTAGGGTTTTCTTTTGCAAATTTATATACTTTATCGCAAAGCATTCTTGCATAAGTTATTGCAGCCGGCATATACTCATCGGCTTCACAACTTGCAAAGCCAAACATAATACCTTGATCTCCAGCTCCTATCTCACCATCTTTTTGATCAACACCTTGATTTATATCAGAACTTTGTTGATTTATATGCACACTTACATTAATATCATCAGGATGCAAACACTGTTCTTTTGTAAAATAAGGTAGTCCTTTATAGCCTATATTTAAAAGAGCATCTTTTACGATATTTTCATAATCTTTTTGCTCTAATTTTAACCTTGAGTTTATCTCTCCACCTATAACTATATTTTTTCCCGCTACAAAAACTTCACTAGCTACACGACCATTAGAATCAGCCATTAAAATTTTATCAACTATACTATCTGCTATTATATCTGCGCATTTATCTGGATGTCCTGGGCTAACAACCTCTGAAGTAAAAAGATACATAAAAACACCTTTTGTTATTTAAAAATTTCGACATGACATTATAGGGGTTTTAAATTTAATTTTTGGTTAATTTTCCTTAAAATAAATTTATTTTTAACTCTAATAAAAAATATTTTTTATATAAATAACAATAAGTTTTGAAACTTTAATAAAAAATCTAGCATTTTTTGTATAAAATAATAACCAATTTAACAAGTATAAGGATTTAATGTGCTTTTTACCAAAGCTAGCGAATATGCCCTGCTCTCTTTGATATTTTTATCACAAAAAACGCAACCAATAGATGTTGATACAATGTCAAATGAGTTGCAAATTTCAAAGAGTTTTTTGGCAAAAATTTTACAAAGCCTTGCAAAAGATAAAATTTTAAATTCATTCAAAGGCGCAAACGGAGGATTTTCTTTAAACATAAATCCATCTGAACTTACAATAAAAAAAATAATAGAATGTGTGGAAAAACGCCCTACGACAGTTTTTGAATGTTCAAATTCTATAGATGACTGCCCTAGCAATCAAGCGACAAGCTGTCAAATATGGACAACACTAAATTCTTTACAAATAAAAATAGACAACATGCTTGATAATATAACCTTACAAGATATAACAACAAAGTAAGTTGATGGCAAAAAATAAAATTTTAGTTCTTGTAGCTCCATTTTTAGCGCCCATAATAAAATTTAAAAGCTTAAGTATAGTGGGTCTTATTGTTGCTATTTTAGCAATAATAATAGTTCCGTTACCAAGCGGAGTTCTTGATTTTTTTTTGGCTCTTTCTATCTCTATATCTGTTTTAATAATACTTATTTCAATCTACGTCCCAAAACCAACAGACCTTAGCACTTTTCCAACTCTAATACTTATAATAACACTATTTAGACTATCTTTAAATATAGCAACAACACGTATGATACTAAGCAAAGGACACAATGGACCTGAGGCTGTAAGTGATATCATATCTAGCTTTGGTGCGTTTGTTGTTGGCGGAAATTATGTGATAGGAATTATAGTTTTTTGTATCTTGGTTCTTATAAATTTTATGGTTGTAACCAAGGGCTCTACTCGTGTTTCAGAGGTTCAAGCTCGTTTTACACTAGATGCTATGCCGGGTAAACAAATGGCAATAGATGCTGATTTAAATGCTGGATTGATAGATGAAAAAACGGCAAGAGAGAGAAGACAAGCTATCATCAGCGAAGCAAACTTTTATGGAGCAATGGATGGTTCATCTAAGTTTATAAAAGGCGATGCGGTAGCCGGTATTATCATAACAATAATAAACATAATAGGTGGCTTTGCTATAGGCTCTTTTCAGTTTGATTTAGATATGGCAACATCAGCACAAAACTACACTATATTAACGATAGGTGATGGCTTGGTCGGTCAAATACCAGCACTAATAACATCAACAGCAACAGCTATCATAATAACAAGAGCAAGTAAAGATGATGATAACTTTGCAGAAGGAACATTAAACCAACTACTTGGAGATTATAAGACACTTTTTATAGTTGGATTCATACTATTTATTTTTGCTTTAGTTCCCGGTCTTCCTACTTTTTCACTTGGATTTATATCATTTTTGTTTTTAGGTCTTGGATATATGGTAAAACAAGCTCAAGATGGCAATCTAATAATGCCAACCACTACTATGAGTGAATCAAAAAGCAAACCAGATGATCCAAACTCACCAACAGCACAAAACCAGACAAAGCCCATAAAAAAAAGCGAAGAAGAGATAGCAAGAGAAGAAGAAAATAAAATAAATGACATTTTAAAACTTGAAATTTTAGAGCTGGATTTGGGATATGGGTTATTAAAACTAGCCGATGTTGACCTTATAGAAAGAATCAGAGCTATGCGTAGAAACATAGCAACTCAGCTTGGATTTTTAATGCCAAAAATAAGAATAAGAGACAATCTTCAACTACCGCCAAATGAGTATAGATTTAAATTAAAAGGTGTTATTATAGGCCAAGGAGAAATTTATGCTGATAAATTTCTTGCTATGGATAGCGGTCTAGTAAGCGAAGATATAGAAGGAATTCCGACAAAAGAACCAGCCTTTGGGCTAGATGCACTTTGGATAGACACAAACATAAAAGAAGATGCGATACTAAGTGGTTATACGATAGTTGATCCAGCAAGTGTTATATCAACGCATATGAGCGAACTAATCAAACAAAACTCAGCCGAACTTCTAACAAGACAAGAAACACAAATCCTGCTAGACAAACTCAAAAATGACTATCCGGTTATAGTAGATGATACACTTAAAATAGCAAGTATAGGTCTAATACAAAAAGTTCTTAAAGCACTATTAAAAGATAATATACCTATAAAAGATATGCTAAGTATATTAGAAGCTATAAGTGATATAGCCGAAGTAAGCAAAAATCTAGACATCATAATAGAGCATGTTAGATCATCTCTATCAAGAATAATAACATCAATTTATAAAAATGAAAATGGCGAATTAAATTTTTATATCCTTGAAACATCTGTTCAACAAAAACTTATGGAAGCAGTTCAATACAAAGATGGCAACTATCATCTTATGATAAATGTTGCGCAAACATCAGCTATAGTTCAAGCACTAAGAAACGAAAAACAAAAAAGACCAATAAGTCAAAGTGGTCCGATGATACTCTGTGTTGAGCCTAGTTTAAGAAAATTCATAGCTGATATTTGTTCTAATTTTAGTATAGACATAGTCATATTAAGCTTTGCGGAAATTTCGCCAAATACACCATTTGAAACAGTTGGTGTTATAGAAATACAAAATTTATAAAGGAAACAAATGAAATTTTTTCACCTCTCTCATACTGATTTAGATGGATATGGAGCACAATTTATAACAAAATACTATTTTAAAGATGTTATTTATTCAAACTCAAATTACGGAAGAGAGATAGATGATAAATTTAATACGATATTATCAAAACTAACAGATGAAGAAAGCATTATTTTAATAACAGATTTAAACTTAACAAAAGAGCAATGTATAGATTTTACAGAAAAGTTAAAAGACAAAAACGCAAAATTATTTTTACTAGACCATCACCAAAGCGGTGCAGAATGTGCTTCTGAGTTTGATTGGTATTTTTTAGATTCTAGCAGATGTGCTACAAAAATAACTTATGATTTTTTTGCGAATATGCTTGGTAAAAATAAAGAGTTAGAGCTTTTTAGTGATGTTGTAAACTCGGTTGATATATGGCTAAAAGAAAGCAAGCATTTTGAAATGGGAAAGGTATGTCTTGGACTTGTAGCAAATGCTAAGGATATAAATAAAGTAATGTTTGAAAATGAAAATAATCTTTATATGTTTCATCTTCTTGAAAATGCTAGAAAATTTTTCAATGATAAAAACGACTATATAGGTCTTGATATGGCTATACACGGAATAAAAAAAGATTTTTTTAAACAAGACAAAGATGAAACTTTAAGTAATTTAATATCAAATTATGTAGTAACCTTGCTAAGCAAAAACAGAGAGAATCTAACAATACAATATAAAGAATTTAAAGGGATACTAACTTACAATATAGGCAACACATCTGTTATAGGAAATGATTTTTTAGTTGCAAACCCTGATTATGATTTTTTCTTAGATATCACAAATAAAAAAACAATGAGTTTTAGAGCAAATGGAAAGGTAGATGTTAGCTTAATGGCTAAAAATCTAGTTGGTGGTGGCGGACATGTGAATGCCAGTGGTGGCTTATTTGCTGGTTTTAAAGATAGTTTTGATTATCAAATTATCAAAGAACAAGTAACTGAGCTAATAAATAAAAAAACACAGGAGTAAAAATGAGAGAAGAAGAAGTTAGTATTGATGAATTAAGCTATGAGCTTAGTATGGTTTTAGAAGGTTTACTCTATTATACAGGGGTTAAAAAATCAAATTTAGAAGAAGCTGCAAATATATATGTCCAAAGCATAGATGATGCACTCGAAAACTCAGAAGCAACAGGTGTTGATGAAGTGATTGAAATCATAGAATACATGAAAAAACATCATAAAAAGTTATTTGAAAAATAAAAAAAGGAAAAAGCAATGATAAAAAAATATCTAATTAGTATATGCATGATTGGTATTGCATTAATTGCAAATGATAATTTTGACAAAGCAACAGAGCAATTTAATGCAAAAGATTATAAAAATGCGTATTTAAATTTTAATAAAGCTTGTAAAGAAGGTGTTAAAAAAGCTTGCACGATGAATGCTATAATGCTTTTTAATGGTAGCGGGGTTAAAAAAGATAATGCTCAAGCTGAGCAAATTTTTGAAAAAATGTGTAATGAAAATGAGTTTATGGCTTGTGAAAAACTTGGAGAAATGTATGCTTATGGACTCACAAAAAACAAACAAAAAGATGAAGAAAAAACAAAAGCACTTTTTAAAAAATCTTGTGATGGTGGATATAAACCAGCTTGTGAATTAGTAAAAGAATAATCAAAATGTATAGTTATAAACGCAAAGATTTATTAGGAACGATAGACCTTAGCAAAGAAGAAATACTATATTTTTTAGACAAGGCTAAAGAATTTAAACAGCTAAATTTACAAGATATAAAAAAATCAGATAGTTTAAGAGGGAAGACAACAATAAATGCTTTTTTTGAAAACTCAACTCGCACAAGAACATCTTTTGAAATAGCGGCAAAAAGACTTGGTGCAGATGCTGTTAATTTTACAGCATCAAGTTCTAGTGTAAAAAAAGGCGAAACTCTAATAGACACTATAAAAAATATGGCTGCTATGAAAACTGATATTATAGTCATAAGACATTATAGCTCAGGAGCTGCCATACTTGCAGCAAATAATACAGAAGCTAGCATAGTAAATGCTGGAGATGGTCTAAACGAACATCCGTCACAATCCCTGCTTGATCTTTTTACTATAAGCGAATACAACAAAAAGCTTGATAAAAGCACAACAGTTGCAATCATAGGAGATATAGCTAGATCAAGGGTAGCAAGATCAAATATATGGGCTATGAAAACACTGGGTATAAATGTAAAACTATTTGCCCCTGCTATGATGATGCCAAAAGATGCCGAAGTATTTGGTTGTCAAATTTGCAAAAACATGGAAGAGGCTTGTGAAGGAAGCGATGTTATAATAATGCTTAGGATCCAGCTAGAAAGGTCTGATGGCGATGTTGCATTTCCTAGCTCAAGAGAGTATTCTAAATTTTTTGGATTAAATAAAGATAGGGCAAAATTAGCAAATAAAAATGCAATAATACTACATCCAGGTCCAATAAATAGAGGAGTTGAGATAAACTCTGATGTGGCTGATTCTGATTGCTCTGTGATTTTAAATCAAGTTGAAAATGGTGTTGCTATAAGAATGGCAATCCTTCACACACTAGCCCAAAATAGGAACTAAAATGAAAATAGCTATAAATAATGGACTAATTATAAATCATGATAAAACATTCAAAGCAAATGTACTAATAGAAGATGAAAAAATAGTATCAGTATCAAATGAAAATTTTGATGCAGATATACAAATAGATGCAAAAGATAAATATGTACTTCCAGGACTTATAGATATGCACGTACATTTTAGAGACCCTGGATATGAATACAAGGATGATATTATCTCTGGTTCTCGTGCAGCTGTTGCTGGTGGTGTTACAACTTGTCTTCCAATGGCAAATACAAATCCTGTAAATGACAATGCTTCAATAACAAAAGAGATGATTAGAAAAGCTAAAGAATGTGGACTTATAGACTTGCTTCCAATAGGTGCAATAACTAAAAGTTTAAACGGAAATGAATTAGTTGAAATGGGCGATATGCTTGAAGCTGGAGCGGTTGCTTTTAGTGATGATGGCTTACCTGTAAGTAGTTCAAGTGTAATGAGAGCAGCACTTGAATACTCAAAAATGTTTGGAAGTTTTTGTATATCTCATTCTGAGGATTGTTCGCTTTGTAGACAAGGTGTTATGCATGAAGGAAAAGTATCAGCAGTTCTTGGGCTTAAAGGGATGGCTAGAGAGAAAGAGGAAATTTCAGTTAGTAGAGATATGCTTTTAGCAAAACTTACCGGCGGTCATGTTCATATAGCACATGTTAGTTCGGCCTACTCGCTAAAAATCATACAGATGGCAAAACAAGATGGGATAAAAATAACCTGCGAAGCAACACCTCATCATTTTACTTTTACAGATGATGAAATTTTGCAAAACAAATACGACACAAATTTCAAAATGTCACCACCTTTAAGAGAGATAAGCGATGTAAAAGCTATAAGAGAAGGGCTAAAAAATGGCACGATAGATGTTATAGCAACAGATCATGCGCCACATCACGATGATGAAAAATGTGTTGAGTTTGACAAAGCACCATTTGGAATAATAGGACTTCAAACACTCATACCACTAACATTAAGGCTTGTTGACGAAGGAGTTATTAGCTTAGAACAAATGGTAGCACTAACCTCTAAAAATCCAGCAAATATTCTAAATCTAAAAGATAAAGGCGAGATAAAAGAAGGAATGTTGGCTGATATTGCTATAATAGATCCAAACTTAGAATACATATACGATAAAAAACTAAATCGTTCAAAATCAGTAAATTCACCACTAATGGGTAAAAAGCTAAAAGGTGCGGCTATAAAAACAATAAAAAGCGGACGTATAGTTTTTGATTTTTTCAAAGAGTGCTAGGAATTTCCTAGCACTTTATTCTATAAATTTTAAGTTAAAAAAAGATTTTATACATCTTATAACAAAAAATCTATATCTTTCTCTCCCATTCCAAAGCTGTTTTTATAATTAATTCAAGATTATCTCTTTTTGGTTTCCAGCCAGTAAGAGTTTTTATCTTTTCTGATTTTGCTATAAGTATGGCTGGGTCTCCATCTCTTCTTGGATTATCAAGAACTTTAAAATCAACCCCACTCACCTCTTTTACTTTATTTATAACCTCTTTTACACTAAAACCCTTACCATATCCGACATTAAAAATCTCACTTGAATTGTTTTGTATATATTCTAAAGCGCTTAAATGAGCTTCAGCTAGATCATTTACATGGATATAATCTCTTATGCAAGTGCCATCTTTAGTATCATAATCACTTCCAAATATAGCCATATTATCTCGTTTTTTTAAAGCTGTTTGAGTGGCTATTTTTATAAGGTGTGTTGCATTTGGGTAGTTTTGTCCAAGCAAGCCATCTTCATCAGCACCCGCAACATTAAAATACCTTAAAATGGCAAATCTAAAATTTTTATTTGAAATAGCATAATCTTGTATGATTTTTTCGCTCATTAATTTACTCATGCCGTATGGATTTATAGGTAAAGTGTTATCTTTTTCGCTTACTTCGGCAACATCTGGTTCTCCATAAACGGCAGCAGTTGAACTAAACACAAACTTATCCACACCAAAATCCTTACAATACCTTAAAATCTTAGCAACATTTGCTGTATTGTTAAGATAATATTTAAGTGGGTCTTTTGTGCTTTCAAAAACCTCTATAAAGGCAGCAAAATGAATAATTGCATCAAATTTACCTTTAGCAAAAATTTCACTCAAATCATCTTCCAAATTTGCCTTTATAAAATCAAACTTTCCAACACCAAGTAAAGTATCAATAGCTTTTTTCGAACCCTTTGATAAATTATCTATCACCGTAATATTATGCTTATTTTCTTTTAAAAAAGCCTTTAAAGTATGGCTTCCTATATACCCTGCCCCACCCGTTATTAATATATTCATTACTATCCTTTTTACTTATATCAAGCATACATCTCATCATGCAAGCACCACTTGCTTTTGTTTGCATAATAATATCTAAATTTTCAAAGTTTATTCCACCTATTGCATATACTTTTATCTTGCTATTTTGACAAATTTCTTCTAAAAACTGAGTCCCTCTTGGTTTTTCATCTTTATGGCTTTTAGTATCAAATATATGACCAGCTATTACATAATCAACACCATATTTTTGAACCTCCAAAAGCTCATCAATAGAATGGATAGAAACACCAACTTTTTTAAATTTATCTATAATATCTATATTTTTTTTAAAATCATAAAAAGAAAAGTGAATATTTTGTATATTTAAATCCAAAGCAATCCTAAAATTTGTATGAGCTATAAGTTTTGTTTTATATTTTTTTAAAATATCCAAAATCTCTTTTGAAAGTTTTTTATACAAAACATCATCCAAATCCTTCTCTCTAAGCAATATAAAATCTGGTTTTTTTGTTTCAAGCACAAACTTTACATCATCTAAAAAATCAT from the Campylobacter pinnipediorum subsp. pinnipediorum genome contains:
- the metK gene encoding methionine adenosyltransferase; this translates as MYLFTSEVVSPGHPDKCADIIADSIVDKILMADSNGRVASEVFVAGKNIVIGGEINSRLKLEQKDYENIVKDALLNIGYKGLPYFTKEQCLHPDDINVSVHINQQSSDINQGVDQKDGEIGAGDQGIMFGFASCEADEYMPAAITYARMLCDKVYKFAKENPNKLGVDIKTQVSVDYGTKDNFENCKPQSIHTIVVSAPCVESMGINELRELIQTLIDDSGLPTNLYDKQKTIIYINPTGRYVNHSSLHDSGLTGRKLIVDSFGGYAPIGGGAQSSKDYTKVDRSGLYAARYIAKNIVAAGLAKKCIVQLSYAIGVAKPTSVSVDTMGTNVASVDDDKLSNFVMDNFSLTPKWIINKFGLDKPSDDTFLYAKVAAFGQVGNSKYPWEQLDSVELFKTLI
- a CDS encoding HAL/PAL/TAL family ammonia-lyase, translating into MRSFRFLSLAAVLALGLNAQSILLNGNSVTPKDIVLISNGAKVEIGKDALTKVNKAHDVLLEAAKDGQKIYGLTVGVGLNKDKKFVDAKGNLDKEVIDASTKFNIGLIHAHCGGVGEDMPLKTARAVLATRLNNMLYAGAGVQSDVVNLYKEFLNKDIIPVMPSKGSMGEADITILGHVGLAMLGEGDVYYKGKKMPASEALKKAGLKKLSPFGKDSLSILSSNAYSAALASIAVEDLKHTLELSKLVFALSLEAFNGNVAPFTKEASELRAFPDFISTTKEIREILKDSYLWDQDNERALQDPLSYRDASYFFATLKGTINTLENLMKIQLNTSDDNPGISLSMNPETDKFQETKLFTKNGAVVPTSNFEPIMWVVEFEKASIVLAHNSKASALRTIKLSNDGFTHLSRFLGTDKTVHAFGAMQKPFVALAGENEYLANPISLDYTPVAGEIEDVATNAPFVVQKLQKQINNYYHILGMELMHAAQAIDLRKQKNPDLKLSKQTEKLYNEYRKVVKFMDIDRPLTDDFRNSAKFLKEYK
- a CDS encoding DHH family phosphoesterase, with the translated sequence MKFFHLSHTDLDGYGAQFITKYYFKDVIYSNSNYGREIDDKFNTILSKLTDEESIILITDLNLTKEQCIDFTEKLKDKNAKLFLLDHHQSGAECASEFDWYFLDSSRCATKITYDFFANMLGKNKELELFSDVVNSVDIWLKESKHFEMGKVCLGLVANAKDINKVMFENENNLYMFHLLENARKFFNDKNDYIGLDMAIHGIKKDFFKQDKDETLSNLISNYVVTLLSKNRENLTIQYKEFKGILTYNIGNTSVIGNDFLVANPDYDFFLDITNKKTMSFRANGKVDVSLMAKNLVGGGGHVNASGGLFAGFKDSFDYQIIKEQVTELINKKTQE
- a CDS encoding RrF2 family transcriptional regulator, with translation MLFTKASEYALLSLIFLSQKTQPIDVDTMSNELQISKSFLAKILQSLAKDKILNSFKGANGGFSLNINPSELTIKKIIECVEKRPTTVFECSNSIDDCPSNQATSCQIWTTLNSLQIKIDNMLDNITLQDITTK
- a CDS encoding tetratricopeptide repeat protein gives rise to the protein MIKKYLISICMIGIALIANDNFDKATEQFNAKDYKNAYLNFNKACKEGVKKACTMNAIMLFNGSGVKKDNAQAEQIFEKMCNENEFMACEKLGEMYAYGLTKNKQKDEEKTKALFKKSCDGGYKPACELVKE
- a CDS encoding thiamine phosphate synthase, producing MFELIYVTNRHLSDDFLDDVKFVLETKKPDFILLREKDLDDVLYKKLSKEILDILKKYKTKLIAHTNFRIALDLNIQNIHFSFYDFKKNIDIIDKFKKVGVSIHSIDELLEVQKYGVDYVIAGHIFDTKSHKDEKPRGTQFLEEICQNSKIKVYAIGGINFENLDIIMQTKASGACMMRCMLDISKKDSNEYINNGWGRVYRKPYFKGFFKRK
- the galE gene encoding UDP-glucose 4-epimerase GalE, which gives rise to MNILITGGAGYIGSHTLKAFLKENKHNITVIDNLSKGSKKAIDTLLGVGKFDFIKANLEDDLSEIFAKGKFDAIIHFAAFIEVFESTKDPLKYYLNNTANVAKILRYCKDFGVDKFVFSSTAAVYGEPDVAEVSEKDNTLPINPYGMSKLMSEKIIQDYAISNKNFRFAILRYFNVAGADEDGLLGQNYPNATHLIKIATQTALKKRDNMAIFGSDYDTKDGTCIRDYIHVNDLAEAHLSALEYIQNNSSEIFNVGYGKGFSVKEVINKVKEVSGVDFKVLDNPRRDGDPAILIAKSEKIKTLTGWKPKRDNLELIIKTALEWERKI
- a CDS encoding aspartate carbamoyltransferase catalytic subunit, giving the protein MYSYKRKDLLGTIDLSKEEILYFLDKAKEFKQLNLQDIKKSDSLRGKTTINAFFENSTRTRTSFEIAAKRLGADAVNFTASSSSVKKGETLIDTIKNMAAMKTDIIVIRHYSSGAAILAANNTEASIVNAGDGLNEHPSQSLLDLFTISEYNKKLDKSTTVAIIGDIARSRVARSNIWAMKTLGINVKLFAPAMMMPKDAEVFGCQICKNMEEACEGSDVIIMLRIQLERSDGDVAFPSSREYSKFFGLNKDRAKLANKNAIILHPGPINRGVEINSDVADSDCSVILNQVENGVAIRMAILHTLAQNRN
- a CDS encoding dihydroorotase — translated: MKIAINNGLIINHDKTFKANVLIEDEKIVSVSNENFDADIQIDAKDKYVLPGLIDMHVHFRDPGYEYKDDIISGSRAAVAGGVTTCLPMANTNPVNDNASITKEMIRKAKECGLIDLLPIGAITKSLNGNELVEMGDMLEAGAVAFSDDGLPVSSSSVMRAALEYSKMFGSFCISHSEDCSLCRQGVMHEGKVSAVLGLKGMAREKEEISVSRDMLLAKLTGGHVHIAHVSSAYSLKIIQMAKQDGIKITCEATPHHFTFTDDEILQNKYDTNFKMSPPLREISDVKAIREGLKNGTIDVIATDHAPHHDDEKCVEFDKAPFGIIGLQTLIPLTLRLVDEGVISLEQMVALTSKNPANILNLKDKGEIKEGMLADIAIIDPNLEYIYDKKLNRSKSVNSPLMGKKLKGAAIKTIKSGRIVFDFFKEC
- the flhA gene encoding flagellar biosynthesis protein FlhA, which codes for MAKNKILVLVAPFLAPIIKFKSLSIVGLIVAILAIIIVPLPSGVLDFFLALSISISVLIILISIYVPKPTDLSTFPTLILIITLFRLSLNIATTRMILSKGHNGPEAVSDIISSFGAFVVGGNYVIGIIVFCILVLINFMVVTKGSTRVSEVQARFTLDAMPGKQMAIDADLNAGLIDEKTARERRQAIISEANFYGAMDGSSKFIKGDAVAGIIITIINIIGGFAIGSFQFDLDMATSAQNYTILTIGDGLVGQIPALITSTATAIIITRASKDDDNFAEGTLNQLLGDYKTLFIVGFILFIFALVPGLPTFSLGFISFLFLGLGYMVKQAQDGNLIMPTTTMSESKSKPDDPNSPTAQNQTKPIKKSEEEIAREEENKINDILKLEILELDLGYGLLKLADVDLIERIRAMRRNIATQLGFLMPKIRIRDNLQLPPNEYRFKLKGVIIGQGEIYADKFLAMDSGLVSEDIEGIPTKEPAFGLDALWIDTNIKEDAILSGYTIVDPASVISTHMSELIKQNSAELLTRQETQILLDKLKNDYPVIVDDTLKIASIGLIQKVLKALLKDNIPIKDMLSILEAISDIAEVSKNLDIIIEHVRSSLSRIITSIYKNENGELNFYILETSVQQKLMEAVQYKDGNYHLMINVAQTSAIVQALRNEKQKRPISQSGPMILCVEPSLRKFIADICSNFSIDIVILSFAEISPNTPFETVGVIEIQNL